The following proteins are encoded in a genomic region of Spirosoma sp. SC4-14:
- the pabB gene encoding aminodeoxychorismate synthase component I, which translates to MNPIHAIADDPDFRWKALYWAIAQQTSENGFVAFLNNNNIAYPNDPFPNRLFVGTKRVVSCSDTDTFQKLYAAHREQPGYLVGYLGYDLKNELEALESQNPDHLGFPNAYFVEPEWVIDFFSNEIVITGEGSVDEVIRAISLTELPTYKGSRVGSIQCRVSSDEYLHAVRQIQQHILAGDVYELNYCIEFFAEQTTLDPFGVYRALNEQSPMPFSAFLKLGDLYAISASPERFLKKQGSILRSQPIKGTIRRGQTAEEDTALRNQLLNSEKERAENLMIVDLVRNDLARSAETGSVRVDELFGIYGFRAVYQLISTVSATLRNSVSWADAIRHAFPMGSMTGAPKIRSMELIDALEVSRRGVYSGAIGFITPEGDFDFSVVIRTLLYNARSQYASFSVGSAITYDADPEQEWEECLLKARPIRAVLEQNLTAT; encoded by the coding sequence ATGAATCCGATTCATGCAATTGCTGATGACCCCGATTTTCGGTGGAAAGCCCTGTATTGGGCCATCGCCCAGCAAACCTCAGAAAACGGTTTTGTCGCTTTTCTGAATAATAATAACATTGCTTACCCGAACGACCCATTTCCAAACCGACTTTTTGTCGGGACGAAACGGGTCGTTTCCTGTTCAGACACCGATACCTTTCAGAAACTATATGCTGCTCATCGGGAACAACCGGGCTATCTGGTTGGCTATTTGGGCTATGACCTGAAAAATGAACTGGAAGCGTTGGAGAGCCAAAATCCCGACCATCTGGGCTTTCCCAACGCATATTTTGTTGAACCCGAATGGGTGATTGATTTCTTCAGTAATGAAATTGTCATTACGGGCGAAGGCAGCGTTGATGAGGTTATTCGGGCCATTAGCCTGACCGAGCTGCCCACCTATAAGGGGAGCCGGGTTGGGTCCATACAGTGTCGGGTGTCTTCGGATGAGTACCTTCATGCCGTTCGCCAGATTCAGCAGCATATTCTGGCGGGTGATGTATATGAGTTAAACTATTGCATCGAGTTTTTTGCCGAACAGACAACACTTGATCCGTTTGGGGTTTATCGGGCCCTGAATGAGCAGTCGCCCATGCCGTTTTCGGCTTTTCTGAAGCTGGGCGATTTATATGCTATAAGCGCTTCGCCGGAGCGATTCCTGAAAAAACAAGGCTCTATCCTTCGTTCGCAACCTATAAAAGGTACTATCCGGCGAGGACAAACTGCCGAAGAAGATACTGCTCTTCGCAATCAGCTTCTTAACTCCGAGAAAGAACGTGCCGAAAATCTGATGATTGTCGATCTGGTACGCAACGACCTGGCACGCAGTGCCGAAACCGGTTCAGTGCGGGTCGATGAACTGTTTGGGATTTATGGTTTTCGGGCGGTTTATCAACTGATTTCGACCGTTTCGGCTACCCTACGCAACTCGGTTAGCTGGGCCGATGCCATCCGCCATGCTTTCCCGATGGGTAGTATGACGGGCGCTCCGAAAATCCGGTCGATGGAACTGATCGATGCCCTGGAAGTGAGTCGGAGGGGTGTTTATTCTGGAGCTATCGGATTTATCACACCCGAAGGCGATTTTGATTTCAGCGTTGTTATCCGAACCTTACTCTATAACGCGCGAAGCCAGTATGCATCTTTTTCGGTTGGGAGTGCTATTACCTACGATGCCGACCCTGAGCAGGAATGGGAGGAGTGCCTGCTCAAAGCTCGCCCAATTCGTGCTGTGCTGGAGCAGAATTTAACTGCCACCTAA
- a CDS encoding NYN domain-containing protein, which translates to MPANASRLTRIGVFYDGNYFLHVSNYYNYSHERRSRISISGLHAFIRRQVAEEEEVNERLCQIVDAHYFRGRLNAHEANQRGNQLFYDRLFDDILMSEGVVTHYLPVKTYQGYRQEKGIDVWLALEAFELAQYKKFDVVVLITSDGDYVPLIRKLNTLGSRIMVLSWDFEFLNEQGEKQVTRTSQDLLEEVSYPVAMHDLIDDRSRRNDTIIQSLFVKQQQSRPTFTLAGSNGSSFSSSFDSDYSTEDGFENYSPSDEPNYNIADTIDDDPEGRKISTIRSLKTGYGFINYPPNNLFFHYTSLIDTDFNELQIDDEVEFTIGHNAEGKDIAVDVRLIRQ; encoded by the coding sequence ATGCCAGCAAATGCATCCAGACTAACCCGGATCGGGGTTTTCTATGACGGCAATTATTTTTTACATGTAAGTAACTACTATAACTACTCTCACGAACGGCGCAGCCGGATTAGTATATCGGGTTTACATGCATTTATCCGGCGCCAGGTCGCCGAAGAAGAAGAAGTGAATGAGCGTTTATGCCAGATTGTAGATGCTCATTATTTTAGAGGACGTTTGAACGCTCACGAAGCTAATCAGCGGGGTAATCAACTGTTTTATGATCGCCTGTTCGACGATATTCTGATGTCGGAAGGCGTTGTTACCCATTATCTTCCGGTAAAAACCTATCAGGGCTACCGTCAGGAAAAAGGAATTGATGTATGGTTGGCGCTGGAAGCGTTTGAACTGGCTCAATATAAAAAATTTGATGTTGTTGTTCTCATCACATCCGATGGCGACTATGTTCCGCTGATTCGTAAGCTCAATACACTAGGCTCGCGGATTATGGTGTTGAGCTGGGATTTTGAATTTTTGAACGAACAGGGCGAAAAGCAGGTGACCCGCACTTCGCAGGATTTGCTGGAAGAAGTCTCGTATCCGGTTGCAATGCACGATCTGATCGATGACCGAAGCCGCCGTAACGATACAATTATTCAGAGTCTGTTTGTTAAACAGCAACAATCCCGCCCTACATTTACGCTGGCTGGCAGTAATGGCAGTAGCTTTAGTAGTAGCTTTGATTCCGATTATTCGACTGAAGACGGGTTTGAGAACTACTCCCCGTCTGATGAACCAAATTATAATATTGCCGATACCATTGACGATGATCCGGAAGGACGTAAGATTAGTACAATTCGTAGTCTGAAAACAGGGTACGGGTTTATCAACTACCCGCCCAATAACCTGTTTTTTCATTATACAAGCCTGATCGATACCGATTTCAACGAATTGCAGATCGACGACGAAGTAGAGTTTACCATTGGCCATAATGCCGAAGGAAAAGATATTGCCGTTGATGTGCGGTTGATACGGCAGTAA
- the hisB gene encoding bifunctional histidinol-phosphatase/imidazoleglycerol-phosphate dehydratase HisB, with amino-acid sequence MRKILFIDRDGTLITEPQPDQQVDSLAKLDYIPRAISAMRKIAEDTDYELVMVTNQDGLGTASFPEETFWPAHNKMLATFAGEGVQFSAVHIDRHFPHEKSTTRKPGIGMLTQYFGENYDLTNSYVIGDRLTDVQLAVNLGAKAILFLPPNGLASVQSADVSGMTEVMQQAIALTTDDWDKIYEFLRLPARRATVERNTNETQIRVMLNLDGRGKADIHTGLGFFDHMLDQVAKHSGADLSIQVQGDLHIDEHHTIEDTALALGEAYRRALGDKRGISRYGYLLPMDEALAQVAIDFSGRPWLVWDAEFRREKIGDMPTEMFFHFFKSFSDTALCNLNIKVEGDNEHHKIEAIFKAFAKAIKMAVRRDSKELDNLPSTKGVL; translated from the coding sequence ATGCGAAAAATTTTATTCATCGACCGGGATGGTACGCTCATTACGGAGCCACAACCCGATCAGCAGGTCGATTCATTAGCCAAACTCGATTACATTCCACGGGCCATTTCGGCCATGCGAAAAATTGCCGAAGACACTGATTATGAACTGGTCATGGTTACCAACCAGGATGGTCTGGGAACGGCGTCGTTTCCCGAAGAAACGTTCTGGCCTGCTCATAACAAAATGCTGGCAACGTTTGCCGGCGAAGGTGTTCAATTTTCCGCTGTTCATATCGACCGCCATTTTCCGCACGAAAAATCAACTACCCGTAAGCCGGGCATTGGCATGTTAACCCAATATTTCGGCGAAAACTATGACCTTACCAACAGTTATGTAATTGGCGACCGCCTGACCGATGTACAGTTAGCCGTCAATCTGGGTGCCAAAGCAATTCTATTTTTACCGCCCAATGGCCTTGCTTCCGTACAATCGGCCGATGTTTCGGGTATGACCGAAGTGATGCAGCAGGCAATTGCATTGACAACCGACGACTGGGACAAGATTTATGAATTTCTGCGGTTACCGGCTCGTAGAGCTACAGTAGAACGCAACACAAACGAAACGCAGATTCGGGTAATGCTGAACCTCGACGGTCGCGGAAAAGCCGATATCCATACGGGGCTAGGCTTTTTCGATCATATGCTCGATCAGGTAGCCAAGCATTCGGGCGCCGATCTGAGCATTCAGGTTCAGGGCGATCTGCATATCGACGAGCACCACACCATTGAAGATACGGCTCTGGCCCTGGGCGAAGCCTACCGACGGGCACTGGGCGATAAACGAGGCATTAGCCGGTATGGCTATCTGCTCCCTATGGACGAAGCGCTGGCTCAGGTGGCTATCGACTTTTCGGGACGCCCCTGGCTGGTTTGGGATGCCGAATTTCGACGCGAAAAGATCGGCGATATGCCAACCGAGATGTTTTTCCATTTCTTTAAGTCGTTCTCCGACACAGCCTTATGCAACTTGAATATAAAGGTTGAAGGCGATAACGAACATCATAAAATTGAAGCCATTTTTAAAGCATTTGCCAAGGCAATAAAAATGGCGGTTCGGCGCGATAGTAAAGAACTGGATAATCTGCCAAGCACGAAGGGAGTTTTATAA
- a CDS encoding 1-acyl-sn-glycerol-3-phosphate acyltransferase, with protein sequence MFNALSRWLFTMAGWRVAGSVPHLPKGIWAVAPHTTNWDFFVGLGVRSAIGVWIQYLAKSTLFTWYAGWFFRLLGGKPVYRDKSHNLVDATVDVFNENPSLHICITPEGTRSNVSKLKTGFYYIALKAGVPIIPVGFDWPRKLVILGEPIVVTGNYENDMLPFYKFFSQVHGIKKDWLKDWEQTGIMH encoded by the coding sequence ATGTTTAATGCCCTTAGCCGTTGGTTGTTTACTATGGCCGGATGGCGGGTGGCAGGCTCTGTGCCGCACTTGCCAAAAGGAATATGGGCGGTAGCGCCCCATACCACCAACTGGGATTTTTTTGTCGGATTAGGTGTCCGTTCTGCCATTGGCGTATGGATTCAATATCTGGCCAAGAGTACACTATTTACTTGGTATGCGGGCTGGTTTTTTCGACTGCTGGGGGGCAAACCCGTTTATCGCGACAAATCGCACAACCTCGTCGATGCTACAGTTGACGTATTTAACGAGAATCCGTCGTTACACATCTGCATCACTCCCGAAGGTACCCGAAGTAACGTTTCCAAACTAAAAACCGGCTTTTACTACATTGCGCTCAAAGCGGGTGTACCAATCATTCCGGTTGGTTTCGACTGGCCTCGAAAGCTGGTTATTCTTGGAGAGCCTATTGTCGTTACGGGTAACTATGAAAACGACATGCTTCCGTTTTATAAGTTTTTCTCGCAGGTTCACGGAATAAAAAAAGACTGGTTAAAAGACTGGGAACAAACGGGTATCATGCACTAG
- the lpxB gene encoding lipid-A-disaccharide synthase: protein MNYYLIAGERSGDLHGANLIRAIRHYDSEAQCRAYGGEQMQEAGAVLVRHYRDMAFMGFLEVVKNLGTIRQIMRECQADLLAHRPDALILIDYAGFNLRMARFARQHGIRVFYYISPKVWAWNQRRALKIKANVDRLFTILPFETEFFANYEYEVEYVGNPLLDALADFKPNPDFRATLNLDNRPVVALLPGSRRQEIMVMLPVMLEVSRQFADYQFVVGTVSNLPVSLYNSLLEKYPDVKQVNDAAYDLLHNATAALVTSGTATLETALFNVPQVVCYKTTTVSYAIAKRLIAVPFISLVNLIAGHEVVKELIQSDFTANLVSKELGSVLPGGQHRAEQLAGYADVRQKMGEPGASERAGRKMVELVRATASA from the coding sequence ATGAACTACTACCTCATTGCTGGCGAACGTTCCGGCGATCTTCATGGTGCCAATCTGATTCGGGCTATCCGGCATTACGATTCGGAGGCACAGTGTCGGGCATATGGTGGTGAACAGATGCAGGAAGCCGGTGCTGTACTGGTGCGTCATTACCGCGATATGGCCTTTATGGGGTTTCTGGAAGTAGTTAAAAATCTGGGAACCATTCGGCAAATCATGCGCGAATGTCAGGCCGATTTGTTGGCTCATCGGCCCGATGCACTCATTCTGATCGATTATGCCGGTTTCAATTTGCGGATGGCGCGGTTTGCCCGGCAGCATGGCATTCGGGTTTTTTATTATATATCGCCAAAAGTATGGGCCTGGAATCAGCGACGTGCCCTAAAAATTAAAGCAAACGTTGATCGGCTGTTTACTATTCTGCCCTTCGAAACGGAGTTTTTTGCCAACTATGAGTATGAAGTCGAGTATGTGGGTAATCCGCTACTCGATGCGCTGGCCGATTTTAAACCGAACCCTGATTTTCGTGCAACGCTCAACCTGGATAATCGCCCCGTAGTTGCGCTGCTACCCGGTAGTCGGCGGCAGGAAATTATGGTTATGTTGCCCGTGATGCTCGAGGTAAGTCGGCAGTTTGCCGACTATCAGTTTGTTGTTGGAACGGTTAGCAATTTGCCTGTATCTCTATACAACAGTTTGCTGGAAAAGTATCCTGATGTGAAACAAGTCAACGATGCAGCCTATGACTTACTTCATAATGCAACGGCTGCACTTGTTACGTCAGGTACGGCAACGCTCGAAACGGCCTTGTTCAATGTTCCTCAGGTAGTTTGCTATAAAACAACAACTGTCTCATATGCTATAGCCAAACGGTTGATTGCGGTTCCGTTTATTTCGCTGGTAAATCTGATTGCCGGGCATGAAGTAGTGAAAGAACTGATTCAGAGCGACTTTACCGCTAATTTGGTTTCGAAAGAATTAGGATCTGTTTTACCGGGTGGTCAGCACCGGGCCGAACAACTGGCCGGATATGCCGATGTCCGGCAAAAAATGGGAGAACCAGGGGCATCGGAGCGGGCTGGCCGCAAAATGGTGGAACTGGTGAGAGCAACAGCTAGTGCATGA
- a CDS encoding 6-carboxytetrahydropterin synthase, with protein MVYINRIEHFNAAHRLYNPAWSEERNKEVFGPCANINWHGHNFELIVTVKGEPDPDTGFVIDLKLLGDIIRREVIEKVDHKNLNLDVDFMQGKMASCEIFVMEIWKILERALSAVTEAHLHQIRLYETPKNFVDYFGE; from the coding sequence ATGGTATACATTAATAGAATTGAACATTTCAACGCAGCTCACCGGCTCTATAACCCGGCCTGGTCTGAAGAGCGGAATAAAGAAGTTTTTGGTCCATGCGCCAATATTAACTGGCATGGGCACAATTTCGAACTAATCGTTACGGTTAAAGGCGAACCCGATCCTGATACTGGCTTTGTGATCGATCTGAAGCTATTGGGCGATATTATCCGGCGGGAAGTGATTGAAAAAGTTGACCATAAAAACCTCAACCTTGACGTTGATTTCATGCAGGGGAAAATGGCCAGCTGTGAGATTTTTGTGATGGAAATCTGGAAAATTCTCGAACGTGCCCTGAGTGCTGTAACAGAGGCTCATCTGCATCAGATTCGTCTGTACGAAACGCCCAAAAATTTCGTCGACTATTTCGGCGAATAG
- the rfaD gene encoding ADP-glyceromanno-heptose 6-epimerase, translating to MIIVTGAAGFIGSCLINKLNQENFNFIIAVDDFSDPRKEANLTGKRIQERVDREDFFGWLDNNYQEIEFIFHIGARTDTTEFDRQIFEHLNVEYSKQIWNRCIDYQIPLVYASSAATYGLGEFGYDDNESVIPQLKPLNPYGDSKNEFDIWALEQERKPFFWAGLKFFNVYGPNEYHKDRMASVIFHAYNQICQTGHMKLFRSHNPNFSDGGQMRDFVYVKDVVEVCSFLMHHRRNSGIYNLGSGKARTFLDLATLTFHAMGRDAEIEFIDTPADIRDKYQYFTQANMSKLRSIGYDRPFFSLEEGIADYVRSYLSEGNYL from the coding sequence ATGATTATCGTTACGGGGGCTGCTGGCTTTATCGGGAGTTGTTTAATAAACAAATTGAATCAGGAAAATTTCAATTTTATCATTGCTGTTGATGATTTTTCGGACCCGCGTAAAGAAGCTAATCTTACTGGTAAACGGATTCAGGAACGGGTAGATCGCGAAGATTTTTTTGGCTGGCTCGATAACAATTATCAGGAAATTGAATTCATTTTCCATATCGGAGCACGCACTGACACAACTGAATTTGACCGGCAAATTTTCGAACACCTGAACGTCGAATACTCAAAGCAAATCTGGAACCGATGTATCGACTATCAGATTCCGCTCGTATATGCCTCATCGGCGGCAACGTATGGCCTTGGTGAATTTGGCTACGACGATAATGAATCGGTGATTCCGCAGTTAAAGCCGCTGAATCCTTACGGCGATTCGAAGAATGAATTCGATATCTGGGCACTCGAACAGGAGCGTAAGCCTTTTTTCTGGGCTGGTCTTAAATTCTTTAATGTATACGGTCCTAACGAATATCATAAGGACCGGATGGCATCAGTAATTTTCCATGCCTACAACCAGATTTGCCAGACGGGACACATGAAACTATTCCGCTCGCACAACCCAAATTTCAGCGACGGTGGTCAGATGAGGGATTTCGTATATGTAAAAGATGTGGTTGAAGTCTGTTCATTCCTGATGCATCACCGGCGTAATTCGGGGATTTATAACTTAGGCAGCGGAAAAGCCCGTACTTTTCTCGATCTGGCTACGCTTACATTTCATGCAATGGGCCGCGATGCCGAAATCGAATTTATCGATACGCCGGCCGACATACGCGACAAATACCAGTATTTTACTCAGGCCAATATGTCGAAACTGCGATCGATTGGCTACGACCGCCCGTTTTTTTCGCTCGAAGAAGGTATTGCCGACTATGTAAGGAGCTACCTCAGCGAAGGAAATTATCTTTAA
- a CDS encoding DMT family protein has protein sequence MRGLYCVLLLTLSNIFMTLAWYGHLQLKQYPMLAKLSLWGIVVLSWGLAFFEYIFQVPANRLGSNETGGPFSLFELKTIQEGVSLTVFTLITVFFFKTDKLAWNHLVGFAFIVIAVFFIFRKW, from the coding sequence ATGAGAGGGCTCTATTGCGTTTTGTTACTCACGTTATCAAATATTTTTATGACACTGGCCTGGTATGGACATTTGCAGCTCAAACAGTACCCAATGCTTGCAAAGCTGTCGCTTTGGGGAATTGTGGTGTTAAGCTGGGGGCTGGCTTTCTTTGAATATATTTTTCAGGTACCAGCCAACCGGCTCGGGTCGAACGAAACAGGCGGGCCTTTTTCGCTGTTTGAACTGAAAACAATTCAGGAAGGAGTTTCGCTAACGGTTTTTACCCTGATTACTGTCTTTTTTTTCAAGACTGATAAGCTGGCGTGGAATCACCTTGTAGGCTTTGCGTTTATCGTAATCGCCGTATTTTTTATTTTCAGGAAGTGGTAA